The Agarilytica rhodophyticola genome has a window encoding:
- a CDS encoding SDR family NAD(P)-dependent oxidoreductase: MTHKTVLITGASSGIGLQMAKEFAKRGYNLALAARRIELLTDLKQQLNHLDVDIQCQQVDVTDEVDVKQMYQQAIAHFGRIDTVVVNAGMAKSGSISEQSFSDMRAMIDLNLSAAMLTAHHGLKQFRRQGEGHIVFISSLAGLRGMPGMAAYSASKAGISTFAEALRAETYRENIHVTTLCPGYINTPIGEDMDKRPFVISAEKAGKILTDNIENKVKRSYIPIWPWAFLARIIPFIPTYFFAKSK, from the coding sequence TTCCTCAGGGATCGGATTACAAATGGCGAAAGAATTTGCAAAGCGCGGTTATAACTTGGCACTTGCTGCACGCAGAATCGAATTGCTTACCGACCTGAAACAACAGCTCAACCACCTCGATGTAGATATTCAATGTCAGCAGGTCGATGTGACAGATGAAGTAGATGTAAAGCAGATGTATCAACAAGCTATTGCACACTTCGGCCGTATCGATACCGTTGTGGTCAATGCCGGTATGGCTAAATCTGGCTCTATAAGCGAGCAATCATTTTCTGACATGCGAGCAATGATCGACTTGAATTTGTCTGCCGCAATGCTGACGGCTCACCATGGACTCAAACAATTTCGTCGTCAAGGTGAAGGCCATATAGTTTTTATTTCGTCGCTTGCTGGCCTAAGAGGGATGCCAGGAATGGCTGCCTATAGTGCTTCCAAAGCTGGCATTAGCACTTTTGCAGAAGCCCTAAGAGCAGAAACTTACAGAGAAAATATTCATGTAACAACCCTATGTCCCGGGTATATTAACACCCCCATTGGAGAAGATATGGATAAAAGACCCTTTGTGATCAGCGCTGAAAAAGCGGGAAAGATTCTAACAGACAACATAGAGAATAAAGTAAAACGTAGTTATATTCCCATCTGGCCCTGGGCATTTTTGGCTCGAATTATCCCTTTTATTCCAACATATTTTTTCGCAAAATCTAAATAA
- the gmk gene encoding guanylate kinase, producing MRKQGTLYTVSAPSGAGKTSLVKALVESTTDVKVSVSHTTRAKRPGETDNIDYHFIDNARFEEMINKGAFLEHAQVFTNSYGTSREWVQNILAQGVDVILEIDWQGANQVRQQMSDAISIFILPPSKESLRERLTNRGQDDEAVISARMAEAKSEMSHYGEADYLVINDHFDLAFTQLRAIIIAERLKQAKQQKNHHSLLANLLS from the coding sequence ATGAGAAAACAGGGCACTTTATACACAGTTTCAGCACCGTCAGGTGCGGGAAAAACGAGCTTAGTTAAGGCCTTAGTTGAATCGACAACGGATGTTAAGGTTTCAGTATCACATACCACTCGCGCCAAGCGCCCAGGCGAAACTGATAATATTGACTACCATTTTATTGATAACGCGCGTTTTGAAGAGATGATCAATAAAGGGGCTTTTTTAGAACATGCCCAGGTATTCACCAACTCCTATGGCACGTCCCGTGAGTGGGTACAAAACATTTTAGCCCAGGGAGTAGATGTTATTTTGGAGATTGACTGGCAAGGGGCCAACCAGGTTCGTCAACAAATGTCGGATGCCATAAGCATCTTTATTCTGCCTCCGTCCAAGGAAAGTCTAAGAGAGCGATTGACAAATAGAGGGCAAGATGACGAAGCTGTCATTAGTGCAAGGATGGCAGAAGCAAAGAGTGAGATGTCTCACTACGGCGAAGCAGACTACTTGGTGATTAATGACCATTTTGATTTGGCATTCACCCAATTGCGGGCGATAATCATTGCAGAGCGTCTGAAGCAAGCAAAACAGCAGAAAAATCATCACAGTTTGCTTGCAAACCTATTGTCGTGA
- the rpoZ gene encoding DNA-directed RNA polymerase subunit omega — MARITVEDCLDHVDNRFELVMVGSKRARQIAVQGKDPMVATENDKPTVIALREIEEGLVDASILNEEDDEMMDDMMMSPESAGASDITPPSII; from the coding sequence ATGGCACGTATTACAGTTGAAGATTGTCTTGATCACGTTGATAACCGCTTTGAGCTAGTAATGGTTGGCAGCAAGCGCGCTCGCCAAATAGCTGTTCAAGGTAAAGATCCTATGGTCGCGACAGAAAACGACAAACCAACAGTGATTGCACTGCGTGAAATCGAAGAAGGTTTGGTCGACGCTAGCATTCTCAACGAAGAAGATGATGAGATGATGGATGACATGATGATGTCACCTGAATCTGCAGGCGCAAGCGATATTACCCCACCTAGTATTATTTAA
- a CDS encoding RelA/SpoT family protein, whose product MLTIDTLSHRLSSYLDPPQVNQVKRAYYYAEQAHTGQFRRSGEPYITHPLAVANILASIRMDYQSLMVAMLHDVIEDTGISKEAIVEQFGETVADIVDGVSKLAKIEYETQAEKQAKNFQKMALAMAQDLRVIIVKLSDRLHNMRTLGALPPEKKRRIAKETLEIYAPIAHRLGINDWRIEFEDRCFAAMYPLRATRLQASLQTVRGNRKTLVEKIKESIESRLQREQINALVIGREKHLYSIYNKMRSKHKSFKEIMDVYAFRIIVDEIDTCYRALGMIHNLYKPKPNEFKDYIAIPKENGYQSLHTIVIGTQGVPIEVQIRTKEMDELSSTGIAAHWLYKTEEDNPSQGNFDRANRWTKRLLEIQQFANSSVEFVENVKIDLFRDEVYVFTPQGEIVELPAGATPVDFAYAVHTQVGNTTVACRINDRPAPLSQVVESGQKIKIITSESTQPNPNWLNFAVTAKARSAIRHYLKHQRHMESVELGKRMLARALIQLDIDLDQLNEEQLTLLRNSGNAETTDELYESIGLGEQPALSVAKTLQPNADTKDQLSPTPITIDSPDGLLISFARCCRPIPGDPIVGHTSTGKGIVVHRDTCKNLRDLRNRKENIIATNWSANISGEYLTEIRVEVLTERGIIASMATRIAATGTSIEGIQVDERDAEHSVINLIIAVTNRIHLANVMRKVRTIRSVERVVRAKN is encoded by the coding sequence TTGCTTACGATAGATACACTAAGTCACAGACTTTCCTCTTACCTAGATCCACCTCAGGTCAACCAGGTAAAACGTGCTTACTACTATGCCGAGCAAGCACATACCGGCCAATTTCGCCGTAGTGGAGAACCCTATATTACGCACCCTTTAGCGGTTGCGAATATTCTTGCGTCCATACGTATGGACTACCAAAGCCTAATGGTAGCCATGCTCCACGATGTCATCGAAGACACAGGTATTAGTAAAGAAGCTATTGTTGAACAATTCGGCGAAACAGTTGCCGACATTGTTGATGGGGTAAGTAAGCTCGCTAAAATCGAATACGAAACCCAAGCAGAAAAACAAGCCAAGAACTTCCAGAAAATGGCTTTAGCGATGGCGCAAGATTTGCGCGTCATTATTGTTAAGCTGTCAGACAGACTTCATAATATGCGCACTTTAGGTGCCCTGCCTCCAGAAAAAAAACGCCGTATCGCCAAGGAAACACTGGAAATCTATGCCCCTATTGCCCATCGCTTGGGCATCAACGATTGGCGTATTGAATTTGAAGATCGCTGTTTTGCTGCTATGTACCCTCTGCGGGCAACACGTTTGCAGGCTTCCCTGCAAACAGTGCGTGGCAACCGTAAGACTCTAGTGGAGAAGATTAAAGAGTCTATTGAATCTCGCCTGCAACGGGAACAAATCAATGCCTTGGTGATTGGCCGAGAGAAGCATCTTTACAGTATTTACAACAAGATGCGCAGTAAGCATAAATCATTTAAAGAGATCATGGATGTCTATGCATTCCGCATTATTGTGGACGAAATTGATACCTGCTATCGCGCGCTTGGAATGATTCATAACCTCTACAAGCCCAAACCAAACGAGTTCAAAGATTACATCGCAATCCCTAAGGAAAATGGTTACCAGTCACTGCATACCATCGTTATTGGTACACAGGGCGTCCCAATTGAAGTGCAGATCCGAACTAAAGAAATGGACGAACTATCGAGCACAGGTATTGCGGCACATTGGCTATATAAAACGGAAGAGGATAACCCTTCTCAAGGTAATTTCGACAGAGCTAATCGCTGGACAAAACGCCTTTTAGAAATACAGCAATTTGCTAATAGCTCTGTGGAATTCGTGGAAAACGTCAAGATTGATCTATTCAGGGATGAGGTCTACGTTTTTACTCCTCAGGGCGAGATCGTAGAGTTACCAGCAGGCGCAACCCCAGTAGATTTTGCTTATGCAGTGCACACTCAGGTAGGCAATACCACCGTAGCATGTCGTATTAATGATCGACCTGCACCATTATCACAGGTCGTTGAAAGTGGCCAAAAGATAAAAATTATTACCTCGGAAAGTACTCAGCCGAATCCCAACTGGTTAAATTTTGCCGTAACAGCTAAGGCCCGCAGTGCCATTAGACACTACCTCAAACATCAACGGCATATGGAATCGGTGGAACTAGGTAAACGTATGCTAGCTCGAGCGCTGATACAGCTCGATATCGATCTCGATCAATTGAACGAGGAACAGCTAACGTTATTGCGCAACAGTGGTAACGCTGAAACCACAGATGAGCTATATGAGAGTATCGGGCTAGGCGAACAACCTGCTCTCTCGGTCGCAAAAACTCTGCAGCCAAATGCCGACACCAAAGATCAACTATCTCCAACTCCGATCACCATTGATTCTCCTGACGGACTACTCATCAGTTTTGCGCGCTGTTGTCGCCCGATCCCTGGCGATCCTATTGTAGGCCACACAAGCACAGGTAAAGGTATTGTTGTGCACCGTGATACGTGCAAAAATCTGAGAGACTTACGCAACAGAAAAGAGAATATTATTGCCACCAACTGGTCGGCAAACATCTCTGGCGAATACTTAACAGAAATAAGAGTCGAGGTTCTTACCGAACGAGGCATCATCGCTTCAATGGCAACGCGTATTGCAGCTACAGGCACCAGTATTGAAGGTATTCAGGTTGACGAAAGAGATGCTGAGCACAGCGTTATTAATTTGATCATAGCCGTTACCAATCGTATTCATCTTGCCAACGTTATGCGCAAAGTGCGGACAATACGCTCTGTAGAGCGCGTT